TGCCGAAGCTGTTGAAAGGGATCACGAAACCATTGAAGAGATCATCAACCTAACACCGGACAAACTGATGCGGGATGACAACCGGGCCTGCGGCAAAACGCCGCTTTTGATTGCCATCCAGATGGCCCGGCGTCATCGATGGCAGCCCGTGCTGCTCCATTATTCAAACAGCGGAGACACCGCCGGTGACCGGTCGCAGGTAGTCGGGTATGCGGCCATCGGCTTTTTCGGCGACCGGCCCGCAAATGCCGGAGAAAATCAGGGCAAACCGTTCGGCGACACACAGGGGCAAATTCTGATCAGGCTGGCCCGCAGAACCATTATGGAAAAACTGGGCATGGACACATCGGGACCTGCCTTTACAGATCTCGATGCAGACCTCCGGGATGACCGCTTCAAACGGCAGCGCGGCACTTTTGTCACCCTGACGATTGACGGCCGCCTGAGGGGCTGCATCGGTAATCTGACAGCCACGGGGGATGTTCTGAACGGTGTGCGGCGAAATGCCCTCAACGCGGCTTTTCGCGACCCCCGCTTCCCCCCCTTGACAATAGCGGAAATGAACACGACCAGGATCGAAGTCAGCATACTGACAGACCCCCAACCGCTCGACTTCAAGAACGGTCAGGATCTTGTCGAAAAGCTTCGTTGCCATGTGGACGGTGTCATTGTTCGAAAGGGTCTCGCCAGGGCAACCTTTCTACCCCAGGTATGGGAGCAGTTGCCCGCACCTGAGGATTTCCTTTCCCACCTGTGCCGGAAGGCCGGTCTGCCGCCCGATGCCTGGAAAAAGAAGGGGGTAGATATTCTAACCTATCAGGTTCAGTATTTTGAGGAAAATCGATGAAAATTACCGACCCCTGACATTGGAATTGTTCAGGATTTAGATATTCGATATTGGAATTTCCGGTTTACCGGGTTGGAGAGGAGGTTGTCGATGCGTCATCGGAGGGAACGCGCCGTCATCCGGGTGGTCGTCGCAACGGGCATCTCCTCCGTGGTTACCCAGCTGATTACCATCCGTGAGTTTATAACTCAATTCTCGGGTAATGAAATCGTCATCGCACTGATTCTCTTCAACTGGTTGATTCTGGGCGGTGCCGGCACCCTTGCAGCGAGAGCCTTTGCCCGTCGATCGAGGCCCACACCCGGAAAACTGGCCGGTTTTTCGCTTTTGCTATGCATCCTGGCCCTGCTGCAGATTATGGCTATCCGCCAATTGCGCAACCTCATTTTCACCCAGGGCAGTTCGGTGGGGTTTTATCCCGTTCTGCTGTTCTGCTTACTGACATTGGCGCCCTACTGTCTGCTGCTCGGTTTCGTTCTGCCGTACAGTCTTTTTGTGCTGCGATCCGAACGGAACGATTATCCTGCGTCACGCATCTATATCGGCGACAACATCGGTGACATCGCCGGAGGCGCCCTGTTTTCGTTTGTGCTGATTTTTCTGGTAAGTCCCATGACGGCCCTGCTCATCGGTCACGTGCCCCTTATTCTGGCAAGTTATATGCTTTTCCCTTCCCCCGGCCGGAACAGACCGGTGGTATGGTCGGCCCTCATCCTGGCCCTCGCCACCCTGGGCAGCGGAATCGCTCTTGAAAACGTTTCGCTGACGCCGGCAAAGGGGAGGCTGGCCCTGTACCGGGAAACCCGCTACGGCCGTATCACGGTCCACCGTGACAGGGAGCAATTCACCCTGTTTGAAAACGGCATCCCCATGTTCAGCAGCCACGACCGGAGCACGGCCGAAGAAACCGTTCACTACCCGCTTTCCCAGTTGGATACCGTGCGGAAGGTACTGCTGATATCGGCCCGGGGCGGCGTTATGGATGAGATTAAAAAATATCCGATCCAGTCGGTGGATTACGTGGAGCTCGATCCCGAAGTCGCCGCGGTTCAATTCCGCTTTGGCATCATCCACAAAGTGAATGGGTTGCACGTCATCCATCAGGATGGCCGGGTCTTCCTGTCCCAAACCCCCAAGAAATACGACGCCATCATTGTCAACCTGCCCGAACCCGACACGTTTCAACTGAATCGTTTTTACACGAACACCTTTTTCAAAATGGCCCGGCGCCACCTCGCCCCACAGGGCGTTCTCAGCTTTTCCATGCAGGGCTTCGACAACTATCTTGCGGAATCCCAGCGCCGGAAACTGTCCGCCCTCTACCATACCGCCCATGTCCATTTTGAACATGTCACCCTTTTCCCCGGGCAGAAGGTCTATTTCGTATGCAGCCGTCAACCGCCCCATATGGATATTCCGGCAGTGTTAGAGCGAAAGGGCATCCCGACCACGTACATCAGCGGATATTTTTACGGCAATGTGACACCTGAAAGGATCGACGCCCTGAACCAGAGCATGGACCCCTCTGTCCCCCGCAACATCGATCAGAAGCCCTATCTCATGCGGCTGATGTTTTCCCAGTGGTTTGCAAAATTCCAGACCTCGCCAACCGTTTTTTTTCTCGTAATAGGCGTGCTTGCCGCCGCCTATGTGGCCCGGAGTACCCGGGAAGAATTCATTCTATTCTCGACCGGGGGCATGGTCATGGGCAGCGAAATATTGGTTATCTTTGCATTCCAGATCTATTTTGGCTATATTTACTCTCAGATCGGTATCATCGTCACCGTTTTTCTGACAGGGCTCTTGCCCGGTGCCTGGTTCGGCAACCGGCTCTGTGAGCGGGGCAAACCGGCTTTGATCGTGAGCGATCTGTTTCTGATCGTTTTATTGGCGCTTTTCATCCTGGTGATCTACACGTTTGCCGACCGCCTGCCCGAAGCTTTCTACCTGGCCTTCGGTTTCGCCGTATCGCTGGCTTGCGGGTTTCAGTTCCCGGTAGCGCTGCATCTTAAGGGCGGCGGGAACACCGCCATCGCCCGAGCCTTTTCCGCCGATCTGATCGGCGCCGCCTGCGGTACGCTGATGACGAGCGTTATCCTGATACCTTATTCGGGTATTTTCTGGACGGCCGGGGGATTGATTGCGATAAAGGTGATCAGTCTGGCTTTAATACCCTGGATAAAGGTAAAGGGGGCTGCGTAACACAGTGAAAAAAATTTCCAGAAGGCAATTCTTCAACCGCTGTTCGACCTGTCTTGCAACGGTCGTTGCATCCCCGTGGCTGAACCCGTTCGGCCTCGACGCCTGCCGGGCGGCAACCCGCGACGACATCCGCGGCAAGGTGTTCAGGGGGGATGCGCCGGAAAAGCTCTGGAAATGGTCCCGTGAAGCTTTTTTGTATAAAAAAACCGGCAACGGCAAGGTCATCTGCGGCATCTGCCCCAACCGGTGCATGCTGTCACCGGGCGACCGCAGCGTCTGCCGCTCCAAGGTCAACATAAACGGCAAGCTCTACAGCCTGACATACGGCAATCCCTGCGCCGTCAACACCGACCCCATTGAAAAAAAGCCGCTTTTGCATTTCAAACCGCGAACGAAAGCTTTTTCACTGGCGACAACCGGATGCAATTTTCGCTGTCTGAACTGCCAGAACTGGGAAATTTCCCAGGCCAAACCCCATGAAGTCAGCCCGGCCTACGAACTCTTCCCGTCCGATGTCATCGGTGCCGCGCAGAGCGCACAGGCGCAATCGATCGCCTACACTTATTCCGAGCCGACAACTTTTTTTGAATACATGATCGACACCGCCCGCCTTGCCAGAAAAGAGGGCCTCTGCAATCTTTGGGTGTCCAATGCCTACATCAATGAAAAGCCCCTGCTTGCACTCTGCGATGTTCTGGATGCGGCCACGCTGAATATCAAAGCCTTCGACGACGGCATCTACCGCAAACTGAACGGCGGGCGCCTGGCGCCTGTTTTGAAAACCTTTCAAGTCCTGCACGCCAAAAACATCCATTTCGAAATGATCAATCTCATTGTGCCGGGCTACACGGATGACGAAAACATGGTGGCGGCGATGTGCGACTGGATTCTCGATCACATCGGACCCGACCACCCCCTGCACTTTCTGCGCTTCTTCCCGCGCTACAAGCTGGACCGGCTGCCGCCCACGGCGGTGTCCACCCTGACGCGTTTTCGGAAACTGGCCATGGAAAAGGGAATTCATTATGTCTATGTCGGCAACGTGCCCGGTCACGAGGGCAACAACACCTATTGTCACCATTGTGGAAAACTGCTGATCGAACGGCGGGGCTACGTGATTCCCACCTACAACCTTTCGGAAAACCGCTGCCGGTTCTGCAACACGATCATCCCCGGTGTGTGGACGGCAGCGTCATAGAGTGGTTGCCCGAAAAACGTTCCGAATGGCGTGCATGGCCGTCCCTGATATTTTCAAGGCGGCATATCGATCGGTATAGACCCTTTCGTGAACGGATTTTAATGGCGCAGCCGAATCAGACGATCCAACGTCTGCGGATATTATAAAGACTTACTGCAAACAAACCGATACAGAACAAGCTGAGAAGCGCCAAGTCGATTGCATAAGGCAGGGTGTTCCCACCGTGCACGGCCCCGTGCAGTACATCGGCCCCATAGGTCAGGGGTAGCGCATAAGAGAGCGGTTTCAAAAAGACAGGCAGCTTTTCGATAGGAAAGAAAAGGCCGCACAGGAAGATCATGGGAAATCGGAAAAAGTTGGAGAAGGTTTGGGCCTCGAACACTTCGCTCACCGCCACGGCGATAAAGAGGCCCAGAAAGCTCGATGCGACCGCAATCAGAAAGACAGCCGGTACAAAAACCGCCCAAGCCACATGAGAGAGGTCTATGATAAAAGCCGCCATGATGACCGGTACAAAGGCGTTGGCAGTACCGAACAAGATGGCCCCACCGGTTTTGGCCAGCATCAAAAGTTCCAAAGAAATAGGTGCCAGCAGGAGTCGTTCAAAGGAATGGTTCTTCTTTTCAAAGGTGACCGTCACCGCAAGCATCGATGTGGTGCCGAATAAAATGGATACGGCAACGACGCCCGGAAGCAAGGTCGATATGTTTTCCAGGCCGCTGCCCGACTTGATGAAAAACATACCGGTCCATGCCAGGGGGAAAATAATGCCCCAGCTGAGGTTGGGCGGTTTCAGATAGTAGGTTCGTATATCCTTAAGCACAATATTCCAAAAGGCGATCCAACGCTTCATCTGCCGCTTCCCATTTTTTCTTTCTCTCTACGCATGCAGTCTGCTTCGATGCCGGTTACCCTGACAAAGACATCCTCGAGGGACGGCCGCAGCCGCCGCGCCTCCGTCACCTCCCCTCCCTGGTCCTCTATGTAGCGAATCAACGGCCCGACGGGGACAGGTTGATCGGCTTCCACACGAATCAGCCCCTGTCCAGATGCGGAAAAGCGTATGCCGTCATATGCTTCGGAAAGTTTGCCTTCTATTTCCGCGGGCATCTCCAAACAGGTTATCTGCACCACATGTTTTCCCTGAACCGGCTGAATCAGATGCTCCACCGAATCGACCCGGACAATGCGGCCGGACACAATGAAGGCGATGCGGTCACAAAGCCGCTCGGCTTCTTCGATGTAGTGGGTCGTGAGAAAAATCGTCGTCCCGTTTGCGTTAAGACGGGAGATGAGCTGCCGCAACTGCCTGGCGCTGGCCACGTCGATGCCGGTGGTGGGTTCGTCCAAAAACAGGATTTCAGGCTGCTGGATGATGCCGGCGGCAATGGTCAGCTTGCGCTTCATACCTTTGGAATAGCCGCCGAACTTGCGGCCGGCAGCCTTGCTCAGACCGAAATCATCCAAAAGCTTTGTTGCGAAGGCTTGCCTTTCGGCTTTCCTCAATCCGTAAAGCGCCGCACAGAAACATAGGTTTTCGAATCCGGTCAGCTCCGGATATAGATTGCTCTCGTCAGGCACCACGCCGACAAGATGTTGCGCCGCCCTCGGCCTCCCGGTGCAGTCGATGCCGCCGATACGCACACGCCCTTCGTCCGGGCGTGCGAGACCTGTTAACATGTTGATCGTGGTGGTCTTGCCCGCGCCGTTGGGACCTAGAAAACCAAAGATTTCGCCCTGTCTGACACGGAACGAAATCCCTGAAACCGCCTCCACTTTTTCAAAGCGTTTGGCAATATTTTCAACGACGATGGCGTCAAACATTTTTGTGTCGGTTTTATATGGCTTCGAATATGATCGGAATTTGTCAATCGCCGAGGCGTAATTTATCATATATATGCGTCAATTTATTGAGCAAAATGTCGTTGTGCCTCTTGTCGCCCTCGATGGGTTTCCAACGGGGCGATAGGTGGGCGAGGGCTTCACGCAACTGCCATTTATGCTTGAAATATCTTCCTTCAAGTTTCTTCAGGTCATCCTTTTCCCTTGCGGTGATCCAGTTCGGATTGAAATCGATCGTATCCAAATTGCCCGTGGTAATTTCCATGGGGTCTATTTCCGCCGACTCCAAGATGAAGGCTTCGTCTTCCGGCGTTAAATGCCCATTAGCTTCCAGTGCCCGCATGAAATGAACCGCATCCGGAAACTCCTTTCCGGCCAGGCCCTCCAGTTCATCAAGAACAATGCCTTTTTGCTGGATTCGAGCCATTGCCTCCGCCGTGAGCAGGTAGGATACCGGGCGATAGGTTTTCTGTTCGAAAACATTTTGCAGAAAAAAAAGCGCAACAAAGCTTACCAGCGCGGCGATTACCGGCGTTACGACCCAGCTGCTGCCGATTCCGCCCAGAACCCTCCAGCGGATACCGCGCCCGCGCTTGAGCAGCCCGATCCCGATAACGGCTCCCACGATCGCCTGGGAGCTCGAAACGGGAACCAGAGGGATGGTGGGCAACCCGTGCTGCTTTAAAAAAGTTTCCAGCCCCTGCGATGCAAACAGGAACAACACCAGCGAGTGGGCGGCCACCACGACAAGGGCGGCAATTGGAGAAAGGTCCATAATGCCTTCACCGACGGTTTCCATCACTTTTCGCGAATAGGTCAGCACGCCGATGCCGATCGCAATCCCGCCGATGAAGAACAGTTGCTGTGTCGAGCTCAATCGGAACAATCCAAAAATAGAGATGTCGGCAAAGGGGGAAACGGGCACAAAAACACCCATCACATTGGCAATATTGTTCGCCCCCAGGCTGTACGAGCCGAAAGCGCCGATTACGAGCAGGCCGTAGCGTGTCACGGCATCGAGCCTGAACATGTCGATTTTTATCCGCCTGATGAAAAAAACGATCGTTTTGTGTAAAGCCAGTGCGATGACTGCGGAAAGCATCGGGCAGGCTACCCAGGTTAAGACAATCTTCAGCAATGTATGGTAGTCGGTCAACGAACCGCTGAAAAAGTTCCACCCGATGATGGCGCCGACGATGGCTTGGGAAGTGGATACGGGATAACCGAGTTTGGTCATCGAATAAACACTTATGGCGGCTGCAAATGCAACGATGAAAGCACCGGCAATGGCGTTGATGGAGCCGAGTCTCCCAAGTGTGTGCGAAGCGCCGGAACCACTCATGACGGCACCGAGAATGATGAACAGGCTGCAGCAGATGGCGGCCGTTCTGAACCGGATCATTTTACTGCCAACCGCCGTTCCGAATACATTGGAAGCATCGTTGGCCCCGAGCGACCAGCCCAGGAAAAGACCGCTTGAAAGAAAAAATAGAAACATCGCCCGCCTTAATACGACCGCTTGATTACGTAAATCCTCAACTTGTCTGAAACGTCTTCGGCCCTGTCCGCTATTTTATCCACATGCTTGACCAAATCCCTCAGTTGCATCTTATGGCTCAGGTTTAGGTCCGTATTGCCGAATATGGTTTGCTGCAATTTCGACGACACCTTATCGGACTGCGTCTCCCAATAGGGGACCTTGTGGATGTGGTCCGCCACCGATGAAATGTCTTTGAAAAATGAGCGTGAAGAACGCACGATGGCCTCGACGGCCTCGACAACACAATTTGTCAATTCCTTGAAATCGTCGTTCATACCTTCGATAAAATGCGGGCGCTCGATGTTGAACTGCCACAGGGCGCCTTTAAAGCGGTCGAGCAGCGCATCCATGCTTTCCAAAAGCTCGAGAACATCGCCCCTGGATTCCGGAATGAGGGTTTGAATGTACAACACCTCCTCCAGGCTTCTGCGCAGGGCGTCGCCGGCATGCTCCGTTTCGATGATGTCCGTGAGCTTTTTTTCAAAGGATTCAATATTCCCGGACAAATATGCGTCCAGGGCCGTTTTGAAAAGCAACCCGGCCTCACTGACTTTGTCCAGAAAGGCATCGAATTGCCCGCCGATATCGGGTCTCTTTCTAAGTATCCGGAAATCCATGGAGTATCCTTTATCTTTTAAGGCGGTGCGCTGGAACTTGTCGGTTGGCGATAACTTATTAGTCTACTAAAAAACGCTTGCGTCATCAAGTGACAAGTGGCGATATTTTTAAATTAGGGGAGGCGGCGGGGCGGGTGAGGTATCGTGTTTGTCAGAAAAACGTTCCCAATGGCGTGCATGGCCGTCCCTGATGCTTTGAAGGCGGCATATCGAAAAAATGCCTTTTTTGTGGCCGCCGAATCGATGACGAAGGTTGGGAGATTTTTTAATAAAATGGAACCATCATCAATCCGGCGGGGCACTGCGACAGCCATGCAGAATATTAATGGTATGCCGCCTTGAAAACATCAGGGTCGGCCTCTATTGCGGAATAGACTTATGGCAATCGGTATAAAACGCCGCAGCCCTTCAGTTAAATATGTCGGCGTATTCTCCATATCCCTCTTTTTCCAGGTCCGCTTTGGGGATAAATCTCAAGGCCGCCGAATTGATGCAGTAGCGCAGGCCTGTGGGCTTTGGCCCATCATCGAAAACATGCCCCAGGTGGCTGTCGGCATGCCGGCTTCGCACCTCGGTGCGCATCATGAAGAAGCTCATATCCTTTTTTTCGACAATATTGTCGGGCTCAAGGGGGCGGGTGAAACTCGGCCACCCGGTTCCGGAGGGATATTTGTCCCTGGAACTGAAAAGGGGCTCACCGGAAACGACGTCCACGAAAATGCCTTCGGCCTTTAAATTCCAGAATTCGTTGTCGAAAGGCGGTTCCGTGCCGTCTTCCTGGGTCACCTTGTACTGCATGGGGGTCAGCGTATCCTTCAATACGCTTTTGTCGGGGACCGCATAGGTTTTCATCATTTTCCCATTTTTTTCACCCGACGTCTTGTCCATCATCTTTCCCGCATCCATGCGCGGCTTGTATTTAACTTCCCGCCAGGCCATTTTTAGAAACTTGTCACGGCCTGAACCGGACCGATACCATCGATACCGGATCGGGTTTCTCTTGTAATAGTCCTGGTGATATGCTTCCGCCTCATAAAATGCACCCAATGGCAGAATTTCCGTGACAATGGGTTTTTCAAACTGCCCCGAAGCATCCAGTTCCTTCTTTGTCTTTTCGGCCAGACGGCGTTCTTCCCCGTTTTGGTAAAAAATGGCGCTGCGGTACTGGGATCCTCTGTCGACAAACTGACCGCCGGGATCCGTGGGGTCCACGTGCCGCCAGAACACATCCAAAAGGCCTTCATAGGTGATTTTGTCCGGGTCGTAGAAGACCTTCACCGCTTCGACGTGCCCGGTTCCGCCCCTTGACACCTCTTCATAGGATGGATGGGCCACCGTGCCGCCGGTAAAACCCGAAACCGCCTCGATCACCCCCTCCACCTTTTCAAAATCCGACTCCGTGCACCAGAAACACCCGCCGGCAAAAACGGCTGTCCGGGTCCCGGCCGGCATGTCCATCGCCCCTTCTCCCGTGGATTCATCCATGCTGCGGGCCGGATACCCAGCAAACAGAACGACCATCACCACGGCCATGGCAAACAGTATATTCTTCATAGGACACCTCCTTTGCTGCATATATTGAGCGTTTTTTTCTTGCCCGTTCAAATGAAATATAAGACACGCTTTTAAAGGGCGCTTAAAGGAAGTGTAAAGATTCGGTAAAGATATGGGGGTAACGGATGGGTCCGCCTTAAAATTACATCGGTTGTCATAATATATGTTCCGATTGAAACTCGAAATAGAGGCCGTCCGGACCGTTTTTCTGGTAACCACTCTAAAGGGATTCGATCATGGAAGGGACGGTGGATAGCTTGAACCAAATGGTGATCGTTTCATCGGCAAGCGATGCGCCTACAGTGCCGCCGTGTGCCTCGACCAGCTCTTTTACAATGGAAAGGCCGATACCGGCGCCCCCATGTTCCCTGGATCTGGATTTTTCCCCGCGGTAAAAGCGCTCAAACAAAAAGGGAAGGTCCTCCGGTTTTACATCCCGGGAGGTATTGGTGAAGGAAATCTTCACGCTGTCATCTTCAAGCGCCGCGCGGATGACCACCGCTCCGTTTTCGGGCGTATACCGGGCCGCATTGTCGGCGATATTTCTGATGACCCGGTTCACCTGTTTCCCGTCGATGGGAATGACCACGGGGAATTCACCAAGATCCATGGTAACGGTCAGTTTTTTTTCCGCGGCCAACCGCGAAAACACGGTTTCCGAAACAGCCCTGATCAGCTGCGTGAGATCGGTCGGCGCCAGGGCAAGTCGGCCCTTGACGGCATCGGCCCGGGCCAACTGGAGAACGTCTTCAACAAGCTGGGCCAAGCGCAAGGTTTCGTCCTGCAAAAGGGACACATTTTGCCGCGAAACAGGCAACACGCCGTCACTCAAGGCTTCCAAATATCCCCGCATATTGGTCAGTGGCGTGCGAAGTTCATGGGCCACATCGATCATCAGGGACCGCCGCAACTTTTCAAGCTTGTCCAGGCTTTCGGCCATGCGGTTAAATGCCCGGGCGAGCTGCCCCACCTCGTCTTTGGTGGTGGCCGGTACCCGGACGTCGAAATTGCCGGCCGCGATTTCCCTGGTGATGATTGTCATGCGGGTCAAGGGGGACAGCGCCCTGCGGGTCATGACAAAACTGAGCAGAACGGCCAGAATGGCGGCTGAAAGGCTCGTCCAAATCAGATAGCGATGGATCGAGCCGACAAACATCTCGTGGGATGGTTCGGGAGAAATGTGATATTTTTCCATCAACGTCACGAAATAACCGGCGGCCAGGGTGTCGATGGAAAGCCATATGACCACCATGACGAAGGCGATGACCAGCAGGTTGATGGCCAGCAGCTTGAATATCAGATATCGTTTCAATCCAGCGCCCCGTTGCTGTCGATCTCTTCATCTGCAAACCGGTATCCGATCCCGCGCACGGTCAAAATATACCTGGGAGCGGAAGAATCGTTTTCTATTTTCTGCCTCAGTTTGCCGATGTGAACATCCACGACCCGCTCGATGACAATGGCTTCTTTACCGGGATAAAGGCGGTCCAACAGCTCGTCTCTCGAAAAAACCTTGCCGGGAAAGGACAAAAGAGTTTCCAGGAGAACGTACTCGTGCCGGGTAAGGGCAACGGTTTTGTCCGCCACCACGAGCCGGCGCCTGTCCAGATCTAAAACGATCTTTCCATGGATCAGGCGCTTGGGTGTCCGTCCCGGGGGCTTGGTCGTCCGCCTGAGAACGGCTCTGACGCGGGCGACAAGCTCCCTGGGGCTGAAGGGTTTTACAACATAATCGTCGGCGCCCAGGGTGAGACCGGACACCTTGTCGATCTCCTCCCCTCTTGCGGTGAGCATGATGACCGGAACGTCGGATCTATTTCTCAGCTGCCGGCATACCTCCCAGCCATCGATTTTGGGAAGCATTAAATCCAGGATAACCAGGGCCGGATCGTGCCTTTCGGCCAGCGACAGGCCGGCTTCGCCATCGTGCGCCTTTACCGCCCTGAAACCGTCGTTTGTCAGATACAGGGCGATCAGGTCGGCTG
The genomic region above belongs to Deltaproteobacteria bacterium and contains:
- the amrB gene encoding AmmeMemoRadiSam system protein B gives rise to the protein MKTFAYRFALLMLAATLSAALFPLPLCAKSVRKPLWAGRFYESDPSGLVHHIDALTKKAAQTRITPPEGKFLRAIVMPHAGYTYSGWTAAHAAQAIAKSRYAKVVLIGPDHRIGLRTAAISDAAAYETPLGRIDLHHDITRLRRQKDLFETLPLNRDREHCLEVILPFLQRYLGTFQLVPVVVGSGDVEKLSHALDAIVDDDTLLVVSSDLSHYLPYAEAVERDHETIEEIINLTPDKLMRDDNRACGKTPLLIAIQMARRHRWQPVLLHYSNSGDTAGDRSQVVGYAAIGFFGDRPANAGENQGKPFGDTQGQILIRLARRTIMEKLGMDTSGPAFTDLDADLRDDRFKRQRGTFVTLTIDGRLRGCIGNLTATGDVLNGVRRNALNAAFRDPRFPPLTIAEMNTTRIEVSILTDPQPLDFKNGQDLVEKLRCHVDGVIVRKGLARATFLPQVWEQLPAPEDFLSHLCRKAGLPPDAWKKKGVDILTYQVQYFEENR
- the amrS gene encoding AmmeMemoRadiSam system radical SAM enzyme, with translation MKKISRRQFFNRCSTCLATVVASPWLNPFGLDACRAATRDDIRGKVFRGDAPEKLWKWSREAFLYKKTGNGKVICGICPNRCMLSPGDRSVCRSKVNINGKLYSLTYGNPCAVNTDPIEKKPLLHFKPRTKAFSLATTGCNFRCLNCQNWEISQAKPHEVSPAYELFPSDVIGAAQSAQAQSIAYTYSEPTTFFEYMIDTARLARKEGLCNLWVSNAYINEKPLLALCDVLDAATLNIKAFDDGIYRKLNGGRLAPVLKTFQVLHAKNIHFEMINLIVPGYTDDENMVAAMCDWILDHIGPDHPLHFLRFFPRYKLDRLPPTAVSTLTRFRKLAMEKGIHYVYVGNVPGHEGNNTYCHHCGKLLIERRGYVIPTYNLSENRCRFCNTIIPGVWTAAS
- a CDS encoding ABC transporter permease, which encodes MKRWIAFWNIVLKDIRTYYLKPPNLSWGIIFPLAWTGMFFIKSGSGLENISTLLPGVVAVSILFGTTSMLAVTVTFEKKNHSFERLLLAPISLELLMLAKTGGAILFGTANAFVPVIMAAFIIDLSHVAWAVFVPAVFLIAVASSFLGLFIAVAVSEVFEAQTFSNFFRFPMIFLCGLFFPIEKLPVFLKPLSYALPLTYGADVLHGAVHGGNTLPYAIDLALLSLFCIGLFAVSLYNIRRRWIV
- a CDS encoding ABC transporter ATP-binding protein; amino-acid sequence: MFDAIVVENIAKRFEKVEAVSGISFRVRQGEIFGFLGPNGAGKTTTINMLTGLARPDEGRVRIGGIDCTGRPRAAQHLVGVVPDESNLYPELTGFENLCFCAALYGLRKAERQAFATKLLDDFGLSKAAGRKFGGYSKGMKRKLTIAAGIIQQPEILFLDEPTTGIDVASARQLRQLISRLNANGTTIFLTTHYIEEAERLCDRIAFIVSGRIVRVDSVEHLIQPVQGKHVVQITCLEMPAEIEGKLSEAYDGIRFSASGQGLIRVEADQPVPVGPLIRYIEDQGGEVTEARRLRPSLEDVFVRVTGIEADCMRREKEKMGSGR
- a CDS encoding inorganic phosphate transporter family protein; amino-acid sequence: MFLFFLSSGLFLGWSLGANDASNVFGTAVGSKMIRFRTAAICCSLFIILGAVMSGSGASHTLGRLGSINAIAGAFIVAFAAAISVYSMTKLGYPVSTSQAIVGAIIGWNFFSGSLTDYHTLLKIVLTWVACPMLSAVIALALHKTIVFFIRRIKIDMFRLDAVTRYGLLVIGAFGSYSLGANNIANVMGVFVPVSPFADISIFGLFRLSSTQQLFFIGGIAIGIGVLTYSRKVMETVGEGIMDLSPIAALVVVAAHSLVLFLFASQGLETFLKQHGLPTIPLVPVSSSQAIVGAVIGIGLLKRGRGIRWRVLGGIGSSWVVTPVIAALVSFVALFFLQNVFEQKTYRPVSYLLTAEAMARIQQKGIVLDELEGLAGKEFPDAVHFMRALEANGHLTPEDEAFILESAEIDPMEITTGNLDTIDFNPNWITAREKDDLKKLEGRYFKHKWQLREALAHLSPRWKPIEGDKRHNDILLNKLTHIYDKLRLGD
- a CDS encoding DUF47 family protein; translation: MDFRILRKRPDIGGQFDAFLDKVSEAGLLFKTALDAYLSGNIESFEKKLTDIIETEHAGDALRRSLEEVLYIQTLIPESRGDVLELLESMDALLDRFKGALWQFNIERPHFIEGMNDDFKELTNCVVEAVEAIVRSSRSFFKDISSVADHIHKVPYWETQSDKVSSKLQQTIFGNTDLNLSHKMQLRDLVKHVDKIADRAEDVSDKLRIYVIKRSY
- the msrB gene encoding peptide-methionine (R)-S-oxide reductase MsrB is translated as MDESTGEGAMDMPAGTRTAVFAGGCFWCTESDFEKVEGVIEAVSGFTGGTVAHPSYEEVSRGGTGHVEAVKVFYDPDKITYEGLLDVFWRHVDPTDPGGQFVDRGSQYRSAIFYQNGEERRLAEKTKKELDASGQFEKPIVTEILPLGAFYEAEAYHQDYYKRNPIRYRWYRSGSGRDKFLKMAWREVKYKPRMDAGKMMDKTSGEKNGKMMKTYAVPDKSVLKDTLTPMQYKVTQEDGTEPPFDNEFWNLKAEGIFVDVVSGEPLFSSRDKYPSGTGWPSFTRPLEPDNIVEKKDMSFFMMRTEVRSRHADSHLGHVFDDGPKPTGLRYCINSAALRFIPKADLEKEGYGEYADIFN
- a CDS encoding HAMP domain-containing protein, producing the protein MKRYLIFKLLAINLLVIAFVMVVIWLSIDTLAAGYFVTLMEKYHISPEPSHEMFVGSIHRYLIWTSLSAAILAVLLSFVMTRRALSPLTRMTIITREIAAGNFDVRVPATTKDEVGQLARAFNRMAESLDKLEKLRRSLMIDVAHELRTPLTNMRGYLEALSDGVLPVSRQNVSLLQDETLRLAQLVEDVLQLARADAVKGRLALAPTDLTQLIRAVSETVFSRLAAEKKLTVTMDLGEFPVVIPIDGKQVNRVIRNIADNAARYTPENGAVVIRAALEDDSVKISFTNTSRDVKPEDLPFLFERFYRGEKSRSREHGGAGIGLSIVKELVEAHGGTVGASLADETITIWFKLSTVPSMIESL
- a CDS encoding response regulator transcription factor: MSRSRKKTVLVVEDDPKTADLIALYLTNDGFRAVKAHDGEAGLSLAERHDPALVILDLMLPKIDGWEVCRQLRNRSDVPVIMLTARGEEIDKVSGLTLGADDYVVKPFSPRELVARVRAVLRRTTKPPGRTPKRLIHGKIVLDLDRRRLVVADKTVALTRHEYVLLETLLSFPGKVFSRDELLDRLYPGKEAIVIERVVDVHIGKLRQKIENDSSAPRYILTVRGIGYRFADEEIDSNGALD